The following is a genomic window from Eriocheir sinensis breed Jianghai 21 unplaced genomic scaffold, ASM2467909v1 Scaffold1282, whole genome shotgun sequence.
AAGCGAGTGTATAAACAGAGAAGTTgataaagaggaggtagagaaatctAAAGTGTGTTAAATATGCAGATATAGATGAGAACTGTGTCAAGGTGGGAGGGTGTGAGTAATGAGTGTGTATGAAAGGTGTGGTATGGGAACCCATGCAGGTGGAGTGTAGTGTGGGGTGGTGGAATGAGTGAAGAGGAATACATTGAGGCGGTTTGGCCATGTTGAAAGGATGAAGCGTGATGGGTTTGTAAAAAAGGTGTATGTAAGTGAAATTCAGGGTCGTAATAGGAGAGGAAGGCCACTTGAAGATGGGTGGATAGGGTGAAGGAGAACATGTGTGAGAGAACTGCTGGTGGATGAGGAGGACTGGAgcaagcaaggagggagtgtatggacagggagaggtggaggcttTTCTGCCGTGGCCACCCCCTAGGGGGAAGGCTAGGCGTTAGagaatagaatagatagatagattcaagcAAATTTGATTACTATACTTACTGACAATGGTGTCCTTCAACTTCAAGATGCCaaagctctgtttctctcctttgccACACCAGTTGTACTGCATAGCCAAGGAGTTTGTCACAGCATACCTAAGAATGCGCCTCACTGTGTCTTGGAGGTTAGCACCCCCTATCACAAAAATGTGCAATCTGATATGGTGAAGAAAAAtcttatacctaacctaacacaatcaTTCACAAATAGTCATCACTCCTATGTTCACCAAAAACTAGTTTAAAGTAAATAATATGTACACTCAGATTATAGTTTAAAATAATATGTACATTCAGATTACATCCCACTCTTCAGAACCTCAAGAAAACTCCTTGTTTAGCTCCATATTCACCCTTtaaaatccttccttcccatgcaaggataattattttttattttatttttacatctagGGGAGGGTGGCCGAGGACATAAAAATAAAGTGTAAAGGATGAAATATTGAGGGGAAGTACAAAGTCTTGTgctgcaggagggaagggaggcatgcagttagcaagttcagaagagcagtaacCATGGAAATAACAGTAGAAAATAGAGAGATGCAACATTGTGATGGTGATTGAGAGATTGAAAACAgtgagtaagaggaggggagttgatgaggcaAAAAGCTTTTGACTCCTCCCTAATTTACTTAcaactttcttctcttcactGGGATCAAGCAGCTTGGATTCAAGTGAAGCAATATCATTTCTGTCATTCAAAGGGAAATGTATTCCCTCCAGCATCCCCTGATCCTGCTCTTCAACGGAGGAGTTTCTTAGCAGTCTGTTAATTTTCACATTGAGGGACTCGAGGATAGTGCAGAGCTCCTCCAACACCATCAAGATCCTGGTCTCACGAGCTGTAAATGCAATGCATGTTACCTACATATGTATATATCTAATTATAttacataaaacaaaaataataagtaTACAATCACAAATGGTTGCATATACTATTAAAAACTATTAGTACCGTACAGATTTTCCCTGACATCAACTTGAAAAAAGCTACAATATAGTAAATATGTACATTGTCATTTAGAGGTGCCCATACAGAATTCAATGTCCATTTATGTTTTTACCTATTATGCTTTCATTTGGAGACGGAGGCTGTGGCTCAACCAGATTTGATGTAGAAGGGGTTTCATGTGGAGATGTAAATTTTGCTGATGCCAGGCTTGGTGCAGACATCTTGGGTGGAGCTGGTCTTGCTTTTGTTGTCTTTCTACTGATGTCTTCATCACTGTCACTGCTTGAAGTATAAACAGATTTTCTAGTCTCAGAGCTTTCAGAGCTACTGTACCTTCTTGGATGCCTGGAAATTCATATAATTGATGCAGATAATGATGAAGAGTCTGACCTACGTAGTGTAAGGAACCCTTTCATTAATTACATGCCACACCTCAACCATATACATCATCAAAGTATTCAAGGCATTTCATATTTTACTGTACgtactttcgttttctctttgaaTAACACGGCCCCACACCTTCATCATCAAAATCAGTAAGTAGATCAGTCTGAAGATCTGAATGATACTCTGCTTCTTTCAGTTTCCCTCTTGCCTTCTCGTAagaatctgtatgaaaatagagaagtCATGATTACCATTTCATCTACATGAAGTAACAGTGGGCTTGGAGAAACAGCAAGCAGCCATTATACATAGCTAAATCACAACCAAAAGTAAACATAATAATGGCTGAAgtattttcttaaaaaaaaaaaaaatatatatatatatatagatatatatagatatatatatatatatatatatatatatatatatatatatatatatatatatatatatatatatatttatttatttatttatttattttttttttttaatgagcaGTGGGAATTTGCTTACAGTAGAATTGGTGTTCATTGAAAAAGTTCCAGATATGTGCATACTCACCTGATATGTACATGATCTTTATGGAATATTTCTTCCATTCAGATTTAGGTAATTCTTTGCTTACAACTGCATTGTTTATTCGAGTTGTGGATAAGTAATTTGGCCAAACTGCTTCATCTCTGCCCTCTAACCATGTTGATGGAATGACGGCAACATCTTGTGTATCACTGAATTCCACCACGTAAAACATCTCACCAATCCGCTGCAAATAAAAACACAAAGCCAGAACGTATTTGGACTACAGTATAATATGTACAAATTTTGAGAatttttaataataatgatgtactGACTAAATGTTATTACATATTGTATAAAATCTTAATTACCTAAACCTACAAACCAGTAGACTCAGAGTACTGTATATACCGGTACATACCATACTActtaaatatacaaattaatttCCTGAAATTATATTAAATATGCATATTCTGATACTGCAATCATTACATGAATGTCTTAGACTTCTTTAGATTTTCAGACTGAGCAGCAAGCAGAATGTGCCTTCATGAGATAAGTTACTTACAACAAATTGGTGGACTTTAAACCACCTGAAATTTTAGGCAATGATTTATCTGAAATATTTGAAAGGATGCAAGCAACTTTACCAGAAACTAGTTTGATGTGCTCCCCCAACACATTAAAGAGTTACTGGAACCAGTTTACTGCATACAACAATGTCATCAACAATTATGTAAGAATAATCCCATACATAAGATAACTATAGGTCCTGCTTCATGCACTTTGCTTATCAGCCGTTAATTAGGTAAAGAGTTGAGAAAAATGTACGTTTAGTAAGTAGATAGTGCTATACACAAGAATATGACTCTTATCAGGGGTGGCACTTGCTTCCCCTTCAGCTTGCAGCACCTCATAATTATATAAACTCTAGCAATGTATGTGCTGATGCATACAATACTCTGATAGCCTAATAAACCAAAACATACCAATGAACTAATCAGGAAACATTGATGGCTTACTGTACTGTTCTTTAATTAAATGCAAACATCTTGATGTATAACATGGCACCTATACTAAGATCAAAATGCATgaagtcactttttttttagcatttaatTATGGTGTATTATACTGATGAATCAGTGGAATGATCACAAATTTATTCTTTTTATATGGCAGCATTACGTACTTTGTCAGTATTTCTGAAATTGGAGCAATATCAAAATTTCCTGATAGTTTTGACACCTTGTATATGTCTAAATCTGATGAACTAAGAGGATTTTGAAAGAAGCTAGTTACACTGTTGAAAGCTTCAAACAGAACCAGTGTTTCATTGCATGGTTTTCTAGTCAAAATGTTCCTTATCAAGCCTACATTTGATCCAACTTTCACACAATTATCTCCACAAGTTGCAGTGAATTTCATATTCCTATATGTGAACTTTTTGAATTGAAAAAAGTCACCAATGATTTCTGGCAATGGTCCATCTTCATGCGTATACTTTGGAATGCCATTTTGTTTGTCAGTATCAGTTTTCTTTACTGTAACTGGCTGAAAATTCTGTGTTTCATTTAATCTCCTGATTATCTGCTGAATTGGAGAATTGGGCTTCCTAATCATAGACTTAAATTTTCCTAAGAAATTTTCAAAGGGAAAGGCTGAGAAGTTATCAAGTGGTCCAAAATGTGCAACATCATCAGCTAGGTGTGACAGCCCATGTACATTATAAACTAGCATTTCTTCACTATATATCTTACCAAAATCCTTTACAAAGGTGCACAGTAACTCATGAGCATAT
Proteins encoded in this region:
- the LOC126989740 gene encoding uncharacterized protein LOC126989740 translates to MISQFPYDYMHLVCLGVTRKLLGLWIKEPVQNRCRVGRNVINSISEDLLKYWKFLPFEFTRKYRSLAEMDRWKATEFRQFLLYSGPVVLKNKLPADKYENFLDISVAIYCLSIPFYSTTHCQYAHELLCTFVKDFGKIYSEEMLVYNVHGLSHLADDVAHFGPLDNFSAFPFENFLGKFKSMIRKPNSPIQQIIRRLNETQNFQPVTVKKTDTDKQNGIPKYTHEDGPLPEIIGDFFQFKKFTYRNMKFTATCGDNCVKVGSNVGLIRNILTRKPCNETLVLFEAFNSVTSFFQNPLSSSDLDIYKVSKLSGNFDIAPISEILTKYVMLPYKKNKFVIIPLIHQYNTP